In the Takifugu flavidus isolate HTHZ2018 chromosome 11, ASM371156v2, whole genome shotgun sequence genome, one interval contains:
- the zfp36l2 gene encoding mRNA decay activator protein ZFP36L2: MKEGTRQNIWGNDMSATVLSAFYDMDLLYKQDKMNMNALHINSMLDKKAVGAPVTTPCSGGSFAPGFFRRNSASNVEAMSNGNKYTMGSYSGLKENTGNSNTALMNKENKFRDRAYSESGERAALQQKHGSQINSTRYKTELCRPFEESGSCKYGEKCQFAHGFHELRSLSRHPKYKTEPCRTFHTIGFCPYGPRCHFIHNADERRPAPPSNANVQAGDAKSARELCGYGHMEVLQPPPQPLGYTQRDRPKLHHSLSFSGFSTHHGLESPLLDSPTSRTPPPPATGSCTSASSFYDDVLSPNSLSCINGAFSFPTQDLKALLAPLAVHTPSGYANNHSPGAYYGNLQSGVCPPSPPAYNISHLQALRCLNESPVFEPPPSPPDSLSDRESYASGSLSSSGSLSGSESPSLDAGRRLPIFSRLSISDD; this comes from the exons ATGAAAGAGGGAACGCGACAGAACATTTGGGGAAACGACATGTCCGCAACTGTCTTGTCCGCTTTCTACGACATGGACTTGCTATACAAG CAAGATAAGATGAACATGAACGCGCTGCACATCAACAGCATGCTGGACAAGAAAGCGGTGGGGGCCCCAGTCACGACCCCGTGCTCCGGGGGATCCTTCGCGCCGGGATTTTTCCGTCGAAACTCCGCCAGCAACGTGGAGGCGATGAGCAACGGCAACAAATACACGATGGGCTCGTACAGCGGCCTGAAGGAGAACACGGGCAACAGCAACACGGCCCTCATGAACAAGGAGAACAAGTTCCGCGACCGCGCGTACAGCGAGAGCGGCGAGCGGGCggcgctgcagcagaaacacggCTCCCAGATCAACTCGACCCGCTACAAGACCGAGCTGTGCCGGCCCTTCGAGGAGAGCGGGTCGTGCAAGTACGGGGAGAAATGCCAGTTCGCTCACGGCTTCCACGAGTTACGGAGCTTGTCGCGCCACCCCAAGTACAAAACGGAGCCCTGTCGCACCTTCCACACCATCGGCTTCTGCCCGTACGGCCCCCGGTGTCACTTTATCCACAACGCCGACGAGCGCCGCCCCGCGCCGCCCTCGAACGCCAACGTGCAGGCGGGCGACGCCAAGTCCGCCCGGGAGCTGTGCGGTTACGGCCACATGGAGGtcctgcagccgccgccgcagccgCTCGGCTACACCCAGAGAGACAGACCAAAGCTTCACCACAGCCTCAGCTTCTCCGGCTTCTCCACCCACCACGGCCTGGAGTCGCCGCTGCTCGACAGCCCCACGTCGAGGACCCCGCCGCCGCCCGCCACCGGCTCCTGCACCTCCGCCTCCAGCTTCTACGACGACGTGCTCTCTCCCAACTCCCTGTCGTGCATCAACGGTGCCTTCTCCTTCCCCACGCAGGACCTAAAAGCCTTACTGGCCCCCCTCGCCGTGCACACCCCCAGCGGGTACGCCAACAACCACTCCCCCGGCGCCTACTACGGGAACCTGCAGAGCGGCGTGTGCCCGCCGTCCCCCCCCGCCTACAACATCAGCCATTTGCAGGCGCTGCGCTGCCTCAACGAGTCGCCGGTGTTcgagcccccccccagcccgccGGACTCTCTCTCCGACCGGGAGAGCTATGCGAGCGGGTCCCTCAGCTCTTCCGGGAGCCTCAGCGGCTCCGAGTCCCCGAGTCTGGACGCTGGAAGACGGTTGCCAATCTTCAGCAGGCTGTCGATTTCTGACGATTGA